The region CAATATCATAGGTAACATTCCTTTATTCACAAATAACACAATGAAAaaacatttttcatttttatgaGTACAAATCACATAATTATTTCAACTCATCATTGACGATCTTAGATGGTTTGTCATCCTCTTCCACAATACTAACCATTCTAGGACCTTTAATCTTATCATGCGACAACTTATGAAGAGTTAAAGTAAGAACACCGTTTTCCATTTTAGCTTTGACAGAATCCAAATCAACATTTTGAGGTAATTTAAACTGCCTCCAGAACTTTCCATAAGATCTTTCAACTCTGTGCCAATGATCTCCTTTTTTATCTTCTTCTTTCTTCCTCTCACCACTCACTCTTAGCACCCTATTCTCTTCCACTTCTATCTTTATATCATCTTTTTTCAACCCAGGCACGTCCACCATTATCACATGTCCCTCTGGAGTTTCCTTCCAGTCTACTCTAGCATGTGACAATGTTATGGATGGTTCGTGTTTCTCAACTCCATAGGGAATTTGTTCTAAGACGCGAAACGGATCTGGGAAACGATCAGACCAGAGATCCGATAAGAGAGTGTTGGGAGAATCTATGAATGGTAGTAGTGATCCTTTTGCTTTCAAAGGAAAATCAGCCGCGAGAATAAGCAGAAGAAATGGAACGAGTAACATGTTTAGAGGTTTCAGACTCATACTTAGAAATGTGTGTTTTTTGTTCTTGAGGTTTGGAACTTGGTGTGAACAAGTTATTTTTTTGTTGGAAATTGAAGTATTAATGTGTTGTATTTATAGGTTGTAAATGTGACATGGGTCTTGAAGATTCTATATGAAGTGAAATAGAAGTGATATAGTATAATGTAGAGAGACTGAGAAAGTTCTGGATTAGTATGGTGTTTGGAGGAGAGAAAGGTGGTTGGTTATTATGTTCAAGAATTTTCCAACCTATTCCAGAGCCTTCATGTCTCTAATAAACGTCATTCTGCCAAATGTCATAGTCCCACCTCAATACTTCATTTTTCCTTACTTTATTTCTAGCAAACCGAAATAACTACTACAGTCTCGTTAAAATTACAAATATATTCTACAGTA is a window of Lathyrus oleraceus cultivar Zhongwan6 chromosome 6, CAAS_Psat_ZW6_1.0, whole genome shotgun sequence DNA encoding:
- the LOC127097009 gene encoding 22.7 kDa class IV heat shock protein precursor; translation: MSLKPLNMLLVPFLLLILAADFPLKAKGSLLPFIDSPNTLLSDLWSDRFPDPFRVLEQIPYGVEKHEPSITLSHARVDWKETPEGHVIMVDVPGLKKDDIKIEVEENRVLRVSGERKKEEDKKGDHWHRVERSYGKFWRQFKLPQNVDLDSVKAKMENGVLTLTLHKLSHDKIKGPRMVSIVEEDDKPSKIVNDELK